A region from the Halomarina litorea genome encodes:
- a CDS encoding DUF7513 family protein, producing the protein MRKFLAGIRFRTSTPTFEEGEEMSAFVTGHDGGTPLIRVGDSVLYLPGESVDPDTRVRIRVTRFDASTHEGEADLLGVEGDGAF; encoded by the coding sequence ATGAGGAAGTTCCTCGCGGGTATCCGCTTCCGGACGAGTACGCCCACCTTCGAGGAGGGCGAGGAGATGAGCGCGTTCGTCACGGGACACGACGGCGGGACGCCGCTGATTCGCGTCGGCGACAGCGTCCTGTACCTCCCCGGCGAGTCCGTCGACCCGGACACCCGTGTCCGGATCCGCGTCACGCGCTTCGATGCGTCCACCCACGAGGGCGAGGCCGACCTCCTCGGCGTCGAGGGTGACGGCGCGTTCTGA